GCCAAGGTCGTCGACATGCTCGACGCCTATCAGGCGCAGGGGATCGAGCATTTCGACCTTCTGATCGACTGGGGCTGGTTCTACTTCCTTACCCGGCCGATGTTCCGCCTCATCGACAATCTGTTCCATGTGCTCGGCAATTTCGGCCTCGCCATTCTGGCCGTGACCGTGCTCGTGAAGATCGCCTTCCTGCCGCTCGCCAACAAGAGCTATCAGGCTGTCGCCAAGATGAAGGAAGTTCAGCCCAAGATTCAGGCGCTGAAGGAAAAATATGGCGACGACAAGCAGACGCTGAGCCGCGAGCAGATGGCGCTGTTCAAGCGTGAGAAGATCAATCCCGCCGGCGGCTGCCTGCCGATGCTGCTGCAGATTCCGGTGTTCTTCTCGCTCTATAAGGTGCTGGTCATCACCATCGAGATGCGCCACGCGCCCTTCTATGGCTGGATCAAGGACCTCTCGGCGCCCGACCCGACCAACATCTTCAACCTCTTCGGCCTCATCCCCTTCGATCCGACACAGATCCCCCTGTTCGGCTCGTTCCTGTGGCTCGGCGTCTGGCCGATCATCATGGGCTTCACCATGTGGATGCAGATGAAGATGAATCCGGAGCCGACCGACGAGATCCAGCGCATCGCCTTCGCCTGGATGCCGGTGATCTTCACCTTCTCGCTCGGCAGCTTCGCCTCCGGCCTCGTCATCTACTGGAGCTGGAACAATATTCTCTCGGTGACGCAGCAATGGTACATCATGCGTCGCGCCGGGGTGAAGTTCGAGCTGTGGGACAATCTGAAGAAGACCTTCGACTTCAAGAAGAAGGCCGCGTGAGCGACACGGAGCCGAATTTCGTCGAGAGCGGCCGGCGGCTTTTCGCCGGCCCCTGCGACTTCATCTTCGCCAGCGCGAAATCATCGGATCTGCCGCCGATCGGCCCGCCCGAGATCGCCTTCGCCGGCCGCTCCAATGTCGGCAAATCGTCGCTTTTGAACGCGCTGACCGGCCGCAAGACGCTGGCGCGCGTCTCCAACACCCCCGGCCGCACGCAGCAGCTCAATTTCTTCGCCGTCGGCGCCGAGCCCGGAGCCGAGCCGCTGCGCCTCGTCGACATGCCGGGCTATGGCTATGCCGCAGTCGGCAAGGAGAAGGTAGCGAGCTGGACGCGGCTGATGGAGGATTTTCTGCGCGGTCGGGCGTCGCTGGCGCGCGTCTTCGTGCTGATCGACAGCCGCCGCGGCATCAAGGAGATGGACGAGGAAATGCTCGATCTGCTCGACAAATCCGCCGTCTCCTACCAGATCGTGCTGACGAAGCGCGACGAATTGAAGCTCGCCGAGCGCGCCGCCGCGCTGGCGGCGGCG
The sequence above is a segment of the Methylosinus trichosporium OB3b genome. Coding sequences within it:
- the yihA gene encoding ribosome biogenesis GTP-binding protein YihA/YsxC, which codes for MSDTEPNFVESGRRLFAGPCDFIFASAKSSDLPPIGPPEIAFAGRSNVGKSSLLNALTGRKTLARVSNTPGRTQQLNFFAVGAEPGAEPLRLVDMPGYGYAAVGKEKVASWTRLMEDFLRGRASLARVFVLIDSRRGIKEMDEEMLDLLDKSAVSYQIVLTKRDELKLAERAAALAAAEAALAKRPAAFPQVAATSSRDGEGIAELRAGIARLLAERIA